Proteins from one Salinispora arenicola genomic window:
- a CDS encoding NHL domain-containing thioredoxin family protein: MATAPRVRAPELKGRRWLNTGGRHLTLPDLRGRITVLDFWTFCCINCLHVLDELRPIEQKYADVLVVIGVHSPKFEHEKDPDALADAVERYGVHHPVLDDPELNMWQQYAARAWPTLAVIDPEGYVVATMAGEGHAEGLVRLVDDLIATHEAKGTLHRGDGPYVPPAEPETTLRFPGKSVVLGNGNLLVSDSARHSIAELAPDGETVVRRIGTGARGRADGPATAATFAEPQGLCLLPAHVARLVDYDLVVADTVNHLLRGVRLATGEVITVAGTGRQWRSTVDDHAHDALSVDLSSPWDLAWYDGRLVIAMAGIHQLWWFDPVKRTAGMYAGSTVEALKDGPLTEAWLAQPSGLSVSADGSRLWVADSETSAIRYVQDGVLNTAVGQGLFEFGHVDGPAAQALLQHPLGVCALPDGSVLIADTYNGAVRRYDPESDSVGTVADGLAEPSDLVLTPDGGVLVVESAAHRLTQLAPGTLTAAGASTVNGPRHRTERKPTELRAGEVTLEVIFTPAPGQKLDDTYGPSTRLVVSASPPELLLAGAGTNTELTRRLVLNSAVSEGVLQVTAQAATCDADVEHAACHLTRQDWGVPIRVTDEAADRLPLVLRGMDA, encoded by the coding sequence ATGGCTACCGCGCCTCGCGTCCGAGCGCCCGAACTGAAGGGCCGCCGCTGGCTGAACACCGGCGGACGACACCTGACCCTGCCGGACCTTCGAGGCCGCATCACCGTCCTCGACTTCTGGACCTTCTGCTGCATCAACTGCCTTCACGTGCTCGACGAGCTACGCCCCATCGAGCAGAAGTACGCGGACGTGCTCGTGGTCATCGGCGTCCACTCGCCGAAGTTCGAGCACGAAAAGGACCCGGACGCCCTGGCCGACGCCGTCGAACGGTACGGCGTGCACCACCCGGTGCTCGACGACCCCGAACTGAACATGTGGCAGCAGTACGCCGCCCGGGCTTGGCCGACCCTGGCCGTGATCGACCCCGAGGGTTACGTGGTGGCCACCATGGCCGGCGAGGGACATGCCGAGGGCCTGGTCCGGCTGGTGGACGACCTGATCGCCACCCACGAGGCCAAGGGCACCCTGCACCGGGGCGACGGCCCGTACGTGCCACCCGCCGAACCGGAGACCACGCTGCGCTTTCCCGGCAAATCTGTCGTACTCGGCAACGGGAACCTGCTGGTGTCGGACTCGGCCCGGCACTCCATCGCGGAGCTGGCACCCGACGGCGAGACGGTGGTCCGCCGGATCGGCACCGGCGCGCGCGGCCGGGCCGACGGGCCCGCCACGGCGGCCACCTTCGCCGAGCCGCAGGGGCTCTGCCTGCTTCCGGCCCACGTCGCCCGGCTGGTCGACTACGACCTGGTCGTCGCCGACACCGTCAACCACCTGCTGCGCGGCGTCCGCCTCGCCACCGGCGAGGTGATCACCGTCGCCGGCACCGGCCGACAGTGGCGTTCCACCGTGGACGACCACGCCCACGACGCGCTCTCCGTCGACCTCTCCTCCCCCTGGGACCTGGCCTGGTACGACGGCCGGCTCGTGATCGCCATGGCCGGCATCCACCAGCTCTGGTGGTTCGACCCGGTGAAGCGCACCGCCGGCATGTACGCGGGCAGCACCGTCGAGGCCCTCAAGGACGGCCCGCTGACCGAGGCGTGGCTGGCCCAGCCCTCCGGTCTGTCGGTCTCCGCCGACGGCAGCCGGCTCTGGGTCGCCGACAGCGAAACCAGCGCGATCCGGTACGTCCAGGACGGTGTCCTGAACACTGCGGTCGGCCAGGGGCTCTTCGAATTCGGGCATGTCGACGGGCCAGCGGCACAGGCGCTGCTCCAGCACCCGCTGGGGGTCTGTGCACTGCCGGACGGCTCGGTGCTGATCGCCGACACGTACAACGGGGCGGTCCGCCGCTACGACCCGGAGTCGGACTCGGTGGGCACCGTCGCCGACGGACTTGCCGAACCGAGCGACCTCGTTCTCACCCCGGACGGCGGGGTACTGGTCGTGGAGTCCGCCGCCCACCGACTGACCCAGCTCGCGCCGGGCACGCTCACCGCCGCCGGGGCCAGCACGGTCAACGGCCCACGGCACCGTACCGAGCGGAAGCCGACCGAACTGCGAGCCGGCGAGGTGACCCTGGAGGTCATCTTCACCCCGGCCCCCGGCCAGAAGCTCGACGACACCTACGGCCCGTCGACCCGGCTGGTGGTCTCGGCGTCCCCACCGGAGCTGCTACTGGCTGGGGCGGGCACCAACACCGAGCTGACCCGCCGGCTGGTGCTCAACAGTGCGGTCTCCGAAGGCGTGCTCCAGGTGACCGCGCAGGCGGCCACCTGCGACGCCGACGTGGAGCATGCCGCGTGCCACCTGACCCGGCAGGACTGGGGTGTGCCGATCCGGGTGACTGACGAGGCCGCCGACCGTCTCCCGCTGGTGCTGCGCGGCATGGACGCCTGA
- a CDS encoding LamB/YcsF family protein, with protein MDLNADLGEGFGVWQLGDDAALLDLVTSANVACGFHAGDAVTMRRVCAGAAERGVAVGAQVGYRDLVGFGRRPIAYEFAELRDEILYQLGALDGFCRVVGTRVRYLKPHGALYHAVAHDESQAAAVVAAVTEYDDQLPLLCPPGSVLAQLATGAGLRAVGEGFADRGYLPNGRLVPRGTPNALITDPELMARQAVRIATDRTVVAVDGSVIPCPAQSICLHGDTPGAVRCAELIRAVLVDAGVPLSPFT; from the coding sequence ATGGATCTCAACGCTGATCTCGGTGAAGGGTTCGGCGTCTGGCAGCTCGGTGATGACGCCGCGTTGCTGGACCTGGTGACCTCCGCCAACGTCGCCTGCGGCTTCCACGCTGGAGACGCCGTCACCATGCGCCGGGTCTGCGCTGGGGCCGCCGAGCGGGGCGTTGCGGTGGGCGCGCAGGTCGGCTACCGGGATCTGGTCGGCTTCGGGCGGCGCCCGATCGCATACGAGTTCGCCGAGCTACGTGACGAGATCCTCTACCAACTCGGCGCCCTCGACGGGTTCTGTCGGGTCGTCGGGACGAGGGTCCGGTACCTCAAGCCGCACGGCGCGCTCTACCACGCCGTCGCCCACGACGAGTCCCAGGCGGCGGCGGTGGTCGCCGCGGTCACCGAGTACGACGACCAGCTTCCGCTGCTCTGCCCGCCCGGCTCGGTACTCGCCCAGCTCGCGACCGGTGCGGGACTCCGGGCCGTCGGCGAGGGCTTCGCCGACCGGGGCTACCTGCCCAACGGCAGGCTGGTGCCCCGGGGCACCCCGAACGCGCTGATCACCGACCCGGAGCTGATGGCCAGGCAGGCCGTCCGGATCGCCACCGACCGGACCGTGGTGGCGGTCGACGGCAGCGTGATTCCGTGCCCGGCCCAGTCGATCTGCCTGCACGGCGACACCCCAGGTGCGGTGCGCTGCGCCGAGCTGATCCGCGCGGTGCTGGTCGACGCGGGAGTGCCACTTTCCCCGTTCACGTGA